From Weissella diestrammenae, a single genomic window includes:
- a CDS encoding GNAT family N-acetyltransferase codes for MVLQTERMILRNFKLSDALAVFEYAKNPKVGPIAGWPVHKSVAESRDNIENYFMSPHIFAMTLKENVDHVIGLIGLELVDDGNGKSFMKPGEAEISYWIGESYWGQGLTPEAIEAVVRYGFETLNLSKIWCGYKDGNQQSKRAQEKQGFTYQLTMENMYNPYLNEVIVEHFTARTARRGDE; via the coding sequence ATGGTATTACAAACAGAACGAATGATTCTGAGAAATTTTAAATTGAGCGATGCACTAGCTGTCTTTGAATATGCTAAGAATCCAAAAGTTGGCCCGATTGCTGGTTGGCCGGTGCATAAAAGTGTAGCAGAATCGAGAGATAATATTGAAAACTATTTTATGAGTCCGCATATTTTTGCTATGACTTTGAAAGAAAATGTTGATCATGTTATCGGATTAATCGGCTTGGAACTCGTTGATGATGGTAATGGTAAATCATTTATGAAACCTGGAGAAGCTGAAATTAGTTATTGGATTGGAGAGTCGTATTGGGGGCAAGGATTAACACCAGAGGCAATTGAAGCAGTAGTTCGTTATGGATTTGAAACCCTTAATTTGTCTAAGATTTGGTGTGGCTATAAAGATGGTAATCAGCAATCAAAAAGAGCACAGGAAAAGCAGGGGTTTACTTATCAATTAACGATGGAGAATATGTATAATCCGTATTTAAATGAAGTGATAGTTGAACATTTTACTGCTAGAACTGCTCGCAGAGGTGATGAATAA
- a CDS encoding dihydrofolate reductase family protein: protein MTRKVILYIATSLDGYIADEHGAIDWLTAYGEQDIVAEDESYQALLNRIDTVLLGRTTYDQIINEFMVEHNDDYYYENMKNYVFTNRPAEARKNVVFINGSVVDCVRQLKVQDGQDIWLIGGTSIITPLIEKDLIDEYQITIIPMMLGNGTKLFEKLTKNRNKTLKLTNSRAVGDMMYLTYARQDS from the coding sequence ATGACAAGAAAAGTGATTCTCTATATTGCAACAAGTCTTGATGGTTATATTGCAGATGAACACGGGGCGATTGATTGGCTCACGGCTTATGGGGAACAAGATATCGTTGCTGAAGATGAAAGCTATCAAGCATTATTAAATAGAATCGATACGGTTTTGTTGGGACGAACAACATATGATCAAATCATTAATGAATTTATGGTAGAGCATAACGATGATTACTATTATGAAAACATGAAAAATTATGTCTTTACTAATCGACCAGCGGAAGCACGCAAAAATGTTGTCTTTATAAATGGTTCAGTCGTAGATTGTGTACGTCAGCTAAAAGTACAAGATGGGCAAGATATTTGGCTAATTGGTGGTACATCAATTATTACGCCGCTAATTGAAAAAGATTTAATTGATGAGTATCAAATCACGATTATTCCAATGATGCTGGGCAACGGGACGAAATTGTTTGAAAAACTGACTAAAAATCGGAATAAAACATTGAAATTAACGAATAGTCGAGCTGTGGGAGATATGATGTATCTGACTTATGCACGACAAGACTCTTAG